From a region of the Castanea sativa cultivar Marrone di Chiusa Pesio chromosome 10, ASM4071231v1 genome:
- the LOC142613241 gene encoding uncharacterized protein LOC142613241 translates to MEQIVGCFFLPSILKKCSYQDQPQAHTADILYTTSLTTFLSVHTPTSKSHIYYYMFITSKCWLKKRYALIAIESSHTMASKKKNKDMQRFNDEQIKLLETMFKEESRPESRIKQKLANELGLHPRQVATWFQNRRARLKTKQIEREYSLLKASYGTLASNFESLKRDNQLLLLQLQKLKNMLDKQHGKNGMSSDSNSVKGDSTSESKEKPSILSESVNHNINMFTGDANCEDAECTEEETGMLNIAEPIDNSLTSSEDEDEDWCSFLDQSSGNSQW, encoded by the exons ATGGAACAGATAGTGGGATGTTTCTTTTTACcaagtatattaaaaaaatgctccTATCAAGACCAGCCTCAGGCCCACACTGCAGATATTCTCTACACCACTTCCCTCACTACATTTCTTTCAGTTCACACTCCTACAAGCAAGTCTCACATCTATTACTATATGTTTATAACCAGTAAATGTTGGCTAAAGAAAAGGTATGCATTGATAGCAATAGAAAGTTCACACACTATGGCAAGtaagaagaagaacaaggacATGCAAAGATTCAATGATGAACAAATCAAGTTGCTGGAAACTATGTTCAAGGAAGAGTCAAGGCCAGAGTCTCGGATAAAACAGAAGCTAGCTAATGAGCTTGGACTACACCCTCGCCAGGTTGCTACTTGGTTCCAAAATAGAAGGGCCAGATTGAAGACTAAGCAGATTGAACGAGAGTACAGCTTATTAAAAGCTAGTTATGGCACTCTAGCTTCCAACTTTGAGTCACTAAAAAGAGATAATCAGTTATTACTCCTTCAG TTGCAGAAACTGAAAAATATGCTGGATAAGCAACATGGAAAAAATGGAATGAGTAGTGACAGCAACTCAGTGAAAGGAGATTCTACTTCTGAATCAAAAGAGAAGCCCAGCATTCTATCAGAAAGTGTCAACCATAACATCAACATGTTTACAGGTGATGCTAATTGTGAAGATGCTGAGTGTACTGAGGAAGAAACTGGCATGCTGAACATAGCAGAACCAATAGATAATTCCTTAACATcatcagaagatgaagatgaagattggTGCAGTTTTCTTGACCAGTCAAGTGGTAATTCACAATGGTAG